The Amycolatopsis coloradensis sequence GAACGGAGCTGGCGGCCGTAGCCGCCCTGGTTGCGGCCTGCCGCGGCGTCGGCGGCCGCGGTGAGGACACCGTGCCTGAGCCGGAGGACGTCGCGGCGCGCGATCGCGTCGGTGATCGTGCCCTCCCCGAGCGGGGTCACGGCGTTGGTCCGGTTGATCCGCTGGATCAGCGATTCCAGTTCGCCCAGCGCGGTTTCGGCTTCGACGAGCAGGGCGGAGGCGTCTTCCGACGGTTCCTCGCCCTCCTGGTGCCGCGCGTTGTCGACGATCCGGGAGCGCAGCGCCTCCACCTTCTTGGTCACGTCGGCGCGCAGAGCGAGCGCTTCGGCCAGCTTGATCCGAGACATGCCGGGAATTATCACCAAGATCGATGACCGACGCATCCCGTTTTCAGCCCGCCAGGGAATGCCTCTGATAGGACGAATCCGGCTCGGTGAACTCGATCCCGTTCTCGTCCAAGGCGTTGAAGACGGTGAACCGGCCTCGCGGGAAGACGAAACCGAGCGCGACCATGCCGTTCGCCATGTCCCGCGTCGCGCAGTCGAGCAGCTCGACGTCCTGGAGCACCTGCCCCTCCAAAGCGGACAGTTCCGCAAAGACGTCCTGCCGCCACCGGAGTGGGCTGGGCTCGGCCGGATCACCCCAGTCCCATGAGGACTTCCCGTACGGGTCGATCGTGTTCCAGGTCAGGGAGAGCTCGTCGAACTTCCAGTGCGTGATCTCCAGCCGTTCGGCACCGAAGTCCACCACCACGGGCGCGTCCGAGAGCCACTCGGCGTACTCGACGAACCACGTGAGGTGGACGCGCTGGAGTCGTTCACCCGCCAGCTCACGCAAACGATTCCCGTGGGCCCTCCGGATCGTGTCGAGTCCGGAGAGCCACACGGGTGCATAGCCTTCGATGTCGAAGAACGCCACCGAAGGAGTATGGCGGGTCAGTCGTAGGACAGTGCTTCCACCAGCTCGCCGCTGTCCGGGTTGGGCAGAGCCCTCGCCACGTCGGCCTGTGCCACGATGCCGACGAGCTTGTGGCCGTCGATCACCGGCAGGCGCCGGACCTTGTGGTTCGCCATGGTGCGCATGATCTCCTCGGCGTCGTCGTCCGCGCCGATCGTCACCGCCTCGCCCTGGGCGAGTTCCGAGGCGTGCAGTGCCCTGGGGTCCTTGCCCTCGGCCAGCACCTTCACCACGATGTCGCGGTCGGTCAGCATGCCCTTGAGCTTGCCGTCCTCACCGCAGATCGGGACCGCGCCGACCGACTCGGCGGCCATCTTCTTCGCCGCGTCGAGCACGGTTTCGGACGCGGACACGCAGGTCGCGCCCGCGGTCATGATCTCTCGTGCCGTGGTCATCGCATCGCTCCTTCCATCAGGATCCGCATACCGGATACCCGGCATCCGCGTGCCGACACCTCAAGCCGCCGACGGCTCCAGCAGGATCTTGATCGCGCCGTCCTGTTTCTTCTGGAAGATCTCGTAGGCGTGCGGTGCCTCCGCCAGCGGGAGCTTGTGCGTCGCGAAACCCTCGACGCCGAGCGGGTCGGCGGGGTCGGTGATCAGCGGCATGATGTCGTCGATCCAGCGCCGGACGTTGGCCTGCCCCATCCGCAGGGTGATCTGCTTGTCGAACAGCTCCATCATCGGCAGCGGGTCGATCATGCCGCCGTAGACGCCGCTCAGCGAGATCGTCCCGCCGCGCCGCACGCAGTCGATGGCCGCGTACAGCACGCTGAGCCGGTCGATCGCGGCCTTCTCGGTGACCTTGGCCCCGATCGGATCGGGCAGGAGGGCGACGAGATTCTGCGCCAGCCGCCCGACCGGGGCGCCGTGCGCCTCCATCCCGACGGCGTCGATCACCGAATCCGCTCCCCTGCCGCCCGTGGCCTCACGGATGACGTCACCGAGGTGCTTGTGCTCACGCGTGTCGTAGGTGACGACGCCTGCCGCGGCGGCCTTCGCGAGCCGTTCCGGCACCAGGTCGATGCCGATCACCTTGCCCGCGCCCCGGTGTTTCGCGATCCGGCAGCAGAACTGGCCGATCGGGCCCAGCCCGAAGACCACGACCGTGCCGCCCTCGGGGAGGTTCGCGTAGTCGACGGCCTGCCAAGCCGTGGGCACGACGTCGGAGAGGTACACGAAACGCTCGTCCGGCGGGCCGTCCGGCACCTTGATCGGGCCGTAGTGGGCCTGCGGGACGCGCAGGTATTCGGCCTGGCCGCCCGGGACCTGGCCGTAGAGCTTGGTGTAGCCGAGCAGCGCGGCGCCCTTGCCGCGGTCGGTGACCTGCGTGGTCTCGCATTGCGACTGAAGGCCGCGGTCGCACATGAAGCAGTGACCGCAGGAGATGTTGAAGGGGATCACGACGCGGTCGCCGGGCTTCAGGTCCGTCACCCCGGACCCGACCTCTTCGACGACACCCATGGGCTCGTGACCGAGGATGTCTCCCTCGTCGATGAAGGCGCCGAGTACCTCGTAAAGGTGCAGGTCGGAACCGCAGATCCCGGTCGAGGTGATCCGCACGACGGCGTCGGTCGGTTCGAGGAGTTTCGGATCCGGGACGGTGTCCACCCGGACATCGCGTTTCCCGTGCCAGGTGACGGCCTTCATGGTGCTCCCTTCGGCGGTGTTTTCCGTTGCCCGCCGGATGCCCGTCCGCGCATCCGGCAAACCTCGCCGTTCCGTGCCACCGTGGAGCCATGCGAACCCGGATGCTCGCCGTCACCGTCGACTGCCGTGAGGCCGAAGCGCTGGCCGCGTTCTGGAAGGAAGCACTCGGCTACCCCGAGACCGAACGGTGGACCGACGGTCACGGGGTGACCTATGTCGAACTGAAGAGCCCCGATGTGCCGAGCCTGCTCTTCCAGCCGGTCCCCGAGGGGAAGCCGGGCAAGAACCGGCTGCACCTCGACATCGCGCCCACCGAACTCGAGCAGCGCGAGGAGGTCGCCCGGCTCGTGGCCCTCGGCGCGAAGATCCTCGAAGACCCCGAGTCGGACCACTGGGTGGTCATGGCCGACCCGGAAGGGAACGAATTCTGCGTGCTGCCGCGGCGCTGACCCACTTGGGCTCGTGAGTGGTAAGGACGGTTAGAACCGTCCTTACCACTCACGAGGGTTGTCTCTCAGGCGGCCTCGTCGTCGCTTCGCGCCGACCGGTCGGAATGCAGCCCCAGCATCTCCAGCAGCATCCGGCAATCCGTCGCGTCGCGGGCGTTCGCGACCACCGCTTCGGTCGCCTTGCGCAGCACCGCCGCGCGCACCGCGGTCGCCCCACCGTCGACCAGTTCCTCCACCGGACGCATTTCCTCGAACGGGTTCCCCATGACCCACCTCCATCGTCCCCTTCGTTGATACCCGATTCCGGCGGCGAAAGCCCCCGCGTTCTTGCGGTTCCGGCGGCGNGGAAAGGCGGCCACGGCCGGCTTCCGAGGAGATCAGCACTCGCCCGGTAGCTCGCAAGGCGGAACAGGGCCTGCTCACATTTCGCGGTCGCGCATGATCCACCTCCCTTTCGGCCGGCGCACCGGTGGGGAACGGGCGCGTTCTCGCACAGTTTGCGGGCTGTCTTCGCACCTGCGCATACCCGGTGGCCGTGTTGTGACCCGGGTAATGGGAAGGTTGTGGCACCATCTGCCGCGCAGCGGGAAGAAAGGTGCTTCTGGTGACCGAGAATTCCGGCTCGGCCAGATCGGGGGAGACCGGTAGAGCACGCCCGGTTTCGACGGCCGCGCTGACCTTCGGGCGCGCATTGCGGCAACGACGGCAGGCGCGCGGGCTGGCCTTGCGGGAACTCCAGAAACTCGCCTATGTCGACAAAAGCCTCATCAGCCGGGTCGAACGCGGGCTCACCCCGCCGAGCGCGGAATTCGCCGAAGCCTGCGATCGCGCGCTTGGCGCGGGCGGCGCCCTGATCGTACTCGCCGAAGCCGCCCGCGCGGAACCCTATGTGCATCTTCCCCCGCCGCCGGATCATTTCGTCGGCCGTGCGGAACACTTGGCGCTGCTGGACGAAAAAGTGTTCACCGAAGCGGCCAAAGTGGTCTTCGTGGCCGGTCCGCCCGGGGTCGGGAAGACCGCGCTCGTGCTGAATTGGGCGAACCGGCGGCAAGAGGAGTTCGACTGTGTCCTCTGGTCGGATCTTCGCGGCTATGCGGCAGGTTCTCCGGCACAACCCGCGGACATCCTCGACGATCTTCTGCGCTGCGTCGGTGTCCGCCCCGACCGTGTCCCCGCCGAGGAACACATGCGGCTCGCGCTCCTGCGGGGCCTGTTGCGCGGCCAGCGCACGCTCGTCGTGCTGGACAACGCCCTCGACTCGCACCAGGTGCGGCCGGTGCTGCCGGGCACTCCGGACACCACCGTGCTGATCACCAGCAGGCGACGGTTGTCCGGACTGGTCGTCGGCACCGGCGCGGTCCAGGTTTCCTTGGAGCCGCTGCAAGATCTCGAAGCGGCGCGGCTCATGGCCGATCTCATCGGCGACGAACGCGCGGCAGGCGATCCCGAAGGCGTCGGCAGCCTCGTCCGGCTGTGCGCGGCGCTGCCGCTCGCGGTGAACATCGCCGCCGAACGGGTCGCCACGCATCCCCATCAGAGCGTCGGCGACCTCGCCCGTGAACTCGTCGCCGAGGGACGAAGGCTGGAACTGCTCGCGGTCGACGACGACGCCGTCGGGGTCCGGGCCGCGTTCAGCTGGTCGTACCGCGCGCTGGAGGCCGACACCGCCCGGATGTTCCGGCTGCTCGGCCTCCATCCCGGGCCGCGGTTCACCGCGGGCGCGGCGGCCGCGCTCGCCGGTCTGCCGGAACACGACGCGCGACGGCTACTCGACAAGCTCGTGCAAGCGCATCTCGTCCAGCAGGTCGGCGCGCGGTACTACCGGTTCCACGACCTGCTCCGCGTCTACGCCGCCGGAGAGGCCGCCGCCGCGCGATGGCGGGAGGAGCGGCAGGCGGCGGTCTCCCGCCTGACCCACTGGTACCTCTACGCCGCCAACGCGGCGAGCTGGACGCTGACCCCGGCGCGCGACCACCACATCGACCTGGGTCCCGCGCCCGAAGGCGTCGAGCCGCTCCGGTTCGCCACGTTCGACGAGGCCTATATCTGGTGCACGTCGGAAATGCCGAGCATCACCGGTGTCGCCCGGCTGGCGCTGGACCACGGGCTGTACGAGGTCGGCTGGCGGCTGCCGGTGGAACTGTTCGACTACCACCTGCTCGGCAGGCCGTGGCAGACGTGGATCTCCAGCCACGAGGTGGCGATCGAGTCCGCGGAGGCGGGCGGCGACCTCGGCGGGCTGGCGTGGTCGGCGATCAACCTCGCCGAGGCGCACCGGCGGCGCGGCGACCTCGACCGCGCGCGCGACCTGTTCGGCCGGGCCGTCGAGCTCTCGGAAGAGATCGGCGAGAACCCGAGCCTCGGCTGGGCACTGGTCGGGCTCGGCAACATCGCGCACGAGCGGGAGGACTACGCCGAAGCCGTGCGGCTCGCCGGGCAGAGCGTGGAGGTGAACACCCGGATCGGCTACCGGCTCGGCGAAGCGACCGCGCGGGTCCACCTCGGCCGCGCGTACCGCGACCTCGGCGAACGAGACCAGGCTCTCGACCACGGACTGCGCGCCTTCGAGGCCTACGCGAAGGACGCCGACCAGCACGGCATGGGGTTCGCCCTGGTGCCGCTGGCCAGGACCTGCCACCGGTTCGGCGATCTCGAGCAGGCGCTCGAGTACTGCGAGCAGGCGCTGACCGCCTACCGGAACTGCGGCGACGTCTGGGGGCAGGCCGACGCGCTCGACGAACGCGGCTGCGCGCTGGCCGCGCGGGGACAGGCCGACGAGGCCATGGCGGTCTGGCGCGACGCGCTCCAGCTCGTCATGGATCTCGACGACCGGAAGGCGAGCGTGCTGCGGGGCCGTCTCGAAGGCGCGGTCTAGGGACGCTGGCCGGTCGCGGCTCACCACCTGGCGCGCTTGACCGTCCACAAGGGACACCGGTTCAGGTCGCGGCGTCCCTTATGGGCGCTTTGCCCGGGGGTCGTGAGTGGTAATGATCGTTCTAACCCTCTTTGCCACTCACGACCTCCACCCTGAACTGTACAAACAGACATCAATCGGTCATTTCGCCGCCCAAAAGTGTCCCTTGTGGACACTCCGGACGTGGCCAGCTCCCGTCGTCCAGCACCACGCCACGAAGCGCTCCTTACCACTCACGAGAGCCGCACCGGCAGGTTGTGCAGACCGCGGGTGATCGCGCTCGGCCACCACACAAGCCGGTCCTCCGGCACGGTCAGCGTCATCGACGGCGCGCGGCCGAACAACGTCTCCAGCGCCGCGGACGCCTGCATCCGCGCGAGCGCGGCGCCGATGCAGACATGCGGGCCGACGCCGAAGGCCACGTGCCGCACCGGCCGCTCGCCCGGCCGGAAGGCGAGCGGTTCGGAGTGCACCTCCGGATCGCGATTGGCCGCCAGCAACGACAACAGGATCGGATCGCCCGCCTCCATCCGCTGCCCGGCGAGTTCCATCGGTTCGGTGACGAAT is a genomic window containing:
- a CDS encoding DIP1984 family protein, which translates into the protein MSRIKLAEALALRADVTKKVEALRSRIVDNARHQEGEEPSEDASALLVEAETALGELESLIQRINRTNAVTPLGEGTITDAIARRDVLRLRHGVLTAAADAAAGRNQGGYGRQLRSELRYLSALPVAELRSRADRVAGEIRVVDVEIQRTNWETDLLD
- a CDS encoding CBS domain-containing protein, with the translated sequence MTTAREIMTAGATCVSASETVLDAAKKMAAESVGAVPICGEDGKLKGMLTDRDIVVKVLAEGKDPRALHASELAQGEAVTIGADDDAEEIMRTMANHKVRRLPVIDGHKLVGIVAQADVARALPNPDSGELVEALSYD
- a CDS encoding zinc-dependent alcohol dehydrogenase codes for the protein MKAVTWHGKRDVRVDTVPDPKLLEPTDAVVRITSTGICGSDLHLYEVLGAFIDEGDILGHEPMGVVEEVGSGVTDLKPGDRVVIPFNISCGHCFMCDRGLQSQCETTQVTDRGKGAALLGYTKLYGQVPGGQAEYLRVPQAHYGPIKVPDGPPDERFVYLSDVVPTAWQAVDYANLPEGGTVVVFGLGPIGQFCCRIAKHRGAGKVIGIDLVPERLAKAAAAGVVTYDTREHKHLGDVIREATGGRGADSVIDAVGMEAHGAPVGRLAQNLVALLPDPIGAKVTEKAAIDRLSVLYAAIDCVRRGGTISLSGVYGGMIDPLPMMELFDKQITLRMGQANVRRWIDDIMPLITDPADPLGVEGFATHKLPLAEAPHAYEIFQKKQDGAIKILLEPSAA
- a CDS encoding VOC family protein; amino-acid sequence: MRTRMLAVTVDCREAEALAAFWKEALGYPETERWTDGHGVTYVELKSPDVPSLLFQPVPEGKPGKNRLHLDIAPTELEQREEVARLVALGAKILEDPESDHWVVMADPEGNEFCVLPRR
- a CDS encoding tetratricopeptide repeat protein encodes the protein MTENSGSARSGETGRARPVSTAALTFGRALRQRRQARGLALRELQKLAYVDKSLISRVERGLTPPSAEFAEACDRALGAGGALIVLAEAARAEPYVHLPPPPDHFVGRAEHLALLDEKVFTEAAKVVFVAGPPGVGKTALVLNWANRRQEEFDCVLWSDLRGYAAGSPAQPADILDDLLRCVGVRPDRVPAEEHMRLALLRGLLRGQRTLVVLDNALDSHQVRPVLPGTPDTTVLITSRRRLSGLVVGTGAVQVSLEPLQDLEAARLMADLIGDERAAGDPEGVGSLVRLCAALPLAVNIAAERVATHPHQSVGDLARELVAEGRRLELLAVDDDAVGVRAAFSWSYRALEADTARMFRLLGLHPGPRFTAGAAAALAGLPEHDARRLLDKLVQAHLVQQVGARYYRFHDLLRVYAAGEAAAARWREERQAAVSRLTHWYLYAANAASWTLTPARDHHIDLGPAPEGVEPLRFATFDEAYIWCTSEMPSITGVARLALDHGLYEVGWRLPVELFDYHLLGRPWQTWISSHEVAIESAEAGGDLGGLAWSAINLAEAHRRRGDLDRARDLFGRAVELSEEIGENPSLGWALVGLGNIAHEREDYAEAVRLAGQSVEVNTRIGYRLGEATARVHLGRAYRDLGERDQALDHGLRAFEAYAKDADQHGMGFALVPLARTCHRFGDLEQALEYCEQALTAYRNCGDVWGQADALDERGCALAARGQADEAMAVWRDALQLVMDLDDRKASVLRGRLEGAV